One genomic window of Oncorhynchus clarkii lewisi isolate Uvic-CL-2024 chromosome 5, UVic_Ocla_1.0, whole genome shotgun sequence includes the following:
- the LOC139408491 gene encoding allograft inflammatory factor 1-like, giving the protein MPVNHTFQGGKAFGLLKAQQRERCEEINKEYMEDQKYRDEEDLLEKLDSFKNKYAEFDLNDQGEIDMMGLKRMMEKLGVPKTHLEMKKMISEVTEGISDSINYRDFVKMMLGKRSAVLKLVMIFEDKANGAICKPDGPPPKRDIASLP; this is encoded by the exons ATGCCTGTAAATCATACATTTCAAG GAGGGAAAGCCTTTGGATTATTAAAAGCTCAACAAAGGGAGAGATGCGAGGAAATAAACAAG GAATACATGGAAGACCAGAAATACCGGGATGAGGAGGACCTCCTGGAAAAACTGGATTCTTTTAAAA ACAAATATGCAGAGTTTGACCTGAACGACCAGGGAGAGATTG ATATGATGGGTCTGAAGAGGATGATGGAGAAGCTGGGTGTTCCTAAGACCCACCTGGAGATGAAGAAGATGATCTCTGAGGTGACCGAAGGCATCAGCGACAGCATCAACTACAGAGACTTCGTCAAGATGATGCTGGGCAAGCGCTCGGCCGTTCTCAAAct GGTGATGATTTTCGAGGACAAGGCTAACGGGGCCATCTGTAAGCCTGATGGTCCTCCACCCAAACGAGACATAGCCAGCCTGCCATAG